GGTGCAAGAGAGAGACAAGTCTCTGCCGGTTAAGCGTGCAAGGCTGATAGCCCTGATTGAACATTTGGATTATAATATAGGTAAGGTGATACAATCTCTTGAGGAAAGTGGTCAATTGAATAATACGTTGGTGATATTTGCTTCTGATAATGGAGGAGACCGGGGAAGTATGGCGAACAATGGTTCTACCCGGGGTGCCAAAGGCGATATGTTTGAGGGTGGTATTCATGTCGCTTGCGCATTGAATATGCCGGGAGTTTTCGAAGGCGGCCGACGTGACAAACACTTCGTGGTGATGATGGACCTTATGCCTACTATATGTGACTTTGTAAATGTACCGGTCAAGCATGAGATAGATGGTATTTCCGTGTTGGATGCCATTAAGGGAAAGCCCCAGAACACAGAAGACCGCTTTGTCTTCTGGCTCCGAAATGAAGGTGGTGCGCAGTTTGGTGGCAAGTCACAGAGTGCTGTGAGGTATAATGAGTACAAACTATTACAGAATCTTCCCTTTGAAAAGGCGCAGATGTTCAATTTGGAAGAGGACTCTTTAGAAACTACTCCGTTACCTTTGCAAGGGGATATGTTTCGGAAATTGAACAATGCAATGACTAGGCATTATCGTGCTTGGGGGGCAGTCCCTTGCCAGGCACCGTCTAAGTAGAAACTTAAATCATAAAATAAAACTAGTATGATGAATTTCAAAATGAAAAACAAGACTCTGTTCTTATGCCTTCCGGCAATGTTGAACATACCTTTTGGAGGCTCTTCCGCATTCGGAGCAAATCCAGAAAAAGACAATAAAGAAAATAGCCCGAAACGCCCCAATGTACTTGTATTGCTAACGGATGACCAGACATTCAGCACTATCCATGCCTGGGGTAATAACGAAATTCAGACTCCGAATATGGATAGGCTTGTCAACCAGGGTATATCATTCACCCAAACTCACGTAATGGGCGGGCTCAATGGTGCCATCTCGCAGCCCAGTCGTGCGATGCTCCTTACCGGACGCGGTCTGATGGATGTACACCGCAACGGACAAGTCATCCCCAAGAATGAGAAAACATTTCCCGAACTGTTCCGCGAGAACGGCTATACAACCTTCGGAACCGGCAAATGGCACAGTGACAAAGCTGCATTCAACCGTTCGTTCTCTACGGGTGCAAACATTTTTTTCGGGGGAATGCATCCCTATGGAAATGAAAAGGAAGAAAAGGGACACCGATGCCCTTATCTGCATGAGTACGACCCGACAGGGAAATACAAAAATGGCCAATGGGTAAACGCATCACTCAATACTTTCTCGTCTGAGTTGTATGCCGATGCCGCCATCAAGTTCATTGAAACAAATGCGTCGAACGATGATCCGTTTCTGATGTATGTCGCATTTACTTCGCCGCATGATCCGCGTAACGTGTTACCCGATTACGGACGCAAATACGGCAGCAAGGAAATTACGATGCCAAAGAATTTTGTCACACAGCATCCGTTTGATAATGGAGACCTTAATGAACGTGATGAAAAATTGTTGCCTACTCCGCGTGTACCGGAACAGGTGCTTGCTGAAAGGGCCAACTATTATAGTATGGTGAACGAGGTAGATGTTCAGATAGGACGTATCCTTGATATGCTTGAAAAAAGCGGCAAAGCCGATAACACCATCATCGTATTTGCTGCGGACAACGGCCTTTGTGTCGGAGAACACGGACTGTTGGGGAAACAGAACTTATATGAAGCGGCGGTAAGAGTGCCTTTGGTGATATGCGGACCTAATATCCCGCAAAATGTTATGAGCGATGCCTACTGTTATCTTTATGACCTTTACCCCACTCTCTGTGATCTTTCGAATATAAAGGCACCGACTACTGTTAAGGGTATTTCATTAGCGCAAACCATACAGAACCCGAAAGTGAAAAAGCGTAAGGACATATTGCTGACATATATTAACCTTCAACGAGCTATCAAGAAGGATGGTTTCAAACTTATACTTTACAATGTAGACGGTCAGCGTCATCCGCAGCTTTTTGACCTTAAGGCGGATCCAATGGAAATGAATAATCTTTATGACAATCCGAAGTATAGTAAAAAACGTAAAGAGCTTACTAAATTACTTTATGCTCGAATGGCGTCTGTTGGCGATTTCTGTGATCCTACTAAACCGGATTGGGGCTATCCGACGAAACTGAAATGGGAACAAGTTGTCAAAGTCAATCCTTGATGTAGAAAAATGTGTGTTCGGGGCTTATATAGCTCAATGTGAAAAAAATATCATTCCCACTGCAATAAGAAAAAACAGCTTATTGCAGTGGGAATTTTTATTGTCCGATGCGTCCTACTCTTTCTTCGAAAGAGTTACGATCACCAATGGCTTTGCTTCTCATTTTCGAGCGGTAGTTGTAGATAGTTGATAATGAGTATTGCAGGAAATGGGCTATTTTCACACTATCTGTAATTCCTAACCGAATCAGTGCAAAGATTCTCAGTTCGGGAGTCAGTAGTTTACCAGTACCAGGTATTATAGCATTTTCGGGTGATAAGAGTGCGTTAAAGTCCGCTACGAAGTTTGGGAATAAGTTGAGGATTGCTTTGTCGAAATTATTATAAAACTCTGCCAGATCTCCTTCTGTATTTAGCGAAGACTTGAGGAAAGAAACCACTTTATTGATATCTTCACTCTTTGCTATTTTAAGGGCTCTTTTCTTGAAACTGTCTATCTGAGTGATATAGTTGGTATATTGTTCCATATATAATCCCACATATTCTTCCTTAATTTTACTGCTATCAGCCAGTGCAGAATTTATGTTTTGTATTTCATCCAAATGGTATGACAGGCTTTTATTGGCTTGTTCCACTTTTTTCTTTTGCTTCTTTAGTTGGGTGAAAAGTATAATTAATAGGATACAGACAAGGCACAGCGAACTGAGTAGGCTATTGATAATAACAAATTTGCGTTTCTCTTTCTCTTGAAAGGCCTTGTCGATGAAGAGATACATATCCGAGGCTTCGATAGTATTAATTCTTGCATTACATAAAATCGCATCTTCCATTGCATTTTTCATGTATGCGTATGCCCGATCTATGTCTCCACTTTCAAAAATAAGTTTTGCCAATATTCGCAAAGAGCGGTTCTCTCTTGTTCCGCTTATTACATCGGATATGGCGGATATGGCAAAGTATTTGATCGCATTCCTGGAGTCGCCTTTGCCTTGATAGGCGGAGGCTAATGAATAAGCTAATATGCCGGCATTCCGTGAATATTGGGGATAGCTTAAATAAGCGCTATCCAGCATATGGATGGCATCATTATATTTCTTTTTGTGTAGCAGGATAGGAGCAATTGTGAAAGCCCGTATATTGGAAGGGACTTCTGCGCATTGAAGTAAGGAGTCACGATAAGTTTGTTCTATCAAATCATTCTTGCGTGATTCTATTTCACTGGAAGCAAAATTCTTCTGGTGATTGTAGATAGTGGCTTGTCCGAGGAAGTATTCCACTCTAAGTTTGGGAGACAATAATTCATGTTGTATGGGATTGACAATGGACAATGCTTCTTTGAAAAATCCCATGGAAGATAAAATACGCGCATAATCTAACTTGGCTTCAATGATAAGCTCTCCATCTCCACTTTCTTGAGCCAACTCATTCATATGAATAGCATAGGTTAAAGCGGAATCTTTTTGAAAGGAAGAATAGGCGAAACATAATAATTCGGCTATTTGTACTTTTTTGTGTATTTTATGGTGTAACTTCAGTTCTATTTTGAGACTATCTATTTGCTCTTGCTTTTGTTCTGCATAATCTAATTTATACTTTAGGGCTTTATCTAATGTTTTTAGTAATGACTTGATTTCATCGTTAGCTGTAGCCGGATTGATAAAAATAAAGCAGAGTAACACAGGTAAAATAAACTTTCTCATGATTATATTAGATTTTATCGCTAAAGCTGAATTTGGGATAAAGGTAAATATAATATTTGATAAATGCTAGCTTGTGATTTAATTCTCATGTCTAAGATTTATAATTCCATACCGAACCGTAAAAGTGAATACCGGTTTGATATGGAATGTATGATATGGAATCTTTTTCAGAAATGTCTATATAAAATTAGGGAATAATTGTTATTTGTATTTCTTAGCAAACTCCACCGAAACAGAATTGCTGAAACTTCCGCAAACCTCCGCTGCGAAGTCTTTTCCGCATTGGATTATTTTATCCCAGATTTCTTCATTCAAGTTATTTAGATCGCGGTATCGAACATCATATTTGAGTAATCCATAAATGAGTCCTGCGTTAAAATTGTCGCCGGCTCCAATGGTGCTGACTGCCTGTAACGGTTCTACCGGATAATCTTTGTTGACCAGATTGGTGCGCAACGTTACCTTTTCCCCGCCTGCAGTACAGATGAAGCGTGGGCAATAGAACTTGATTTTATCCTTGTATATCTTGTCTATATCCTGCATATTATACATATAGAGGAAATCCTCCAATGAACCGCGTACAATGTCTGCATATTCAAGATTTTCAATAATGGTTGGAGCCAGTTTCATGGCTTCGTTCTTATGAGAAGAGCGGAAATTCGGGTCATAATAGATGATGGCTTTCTTTTCTCGTGCCTGATCGAGTAATTCGAGAACCTTTTCCCGTAATACCGGATTCAGTGCATAATACGAACCCACCATCACAATGTCATCCTCCTCTAATTTAGGGAATAGGACGTCCAAGCGCTGTTTTGGGTAATCTTTGTAAAAGATATACTCTGCATCGCTTTGTGCATTCAGGAAAGCCAGAGATACCGGTGATTTTCCGTCCGGGAATACGTTGACGTGATCCGTGGGGATATTATTCTCACGCATAAACTGCAGGATAATATTGCCTACACGGTCATTTCCGGTTTCACTGATGAAGCCGACGTTTATTCCCATTCGTCCCAATGAGACGATGCCGTTGAATACAGAGCCTCCCGGTACGGCTGCGGAAGGCTGGTCACCTCGAAAGATGATATCGAGGATTGTTTCTCCAATACCGATTACTTTTCGCATAGTGATCTTGATTTTTCTCCCAGATAACCACCATGATGGCGTTTTGAGTATTCGGCGATCGTAAATCCTGTTTCTTTCATGGTTTGTACCACCAATATATCTCCGATCACTGTCATGGCAGTGGTAGAGGTAGTAGGAGTCATACCTAACACACAGACTTCAGCCGGCTTACCGGTACTAAGACAAACATCCGACTCTTTTGCTAACGGACTGTCCGGATTACCAGTAATAACAATAAACTTCAAATCCGGATTCAGATTATGAGCCAGACGGGTTAATTCCACAATTTCCCGTGTCTTGCCCGAGTTGGAGATCAACAGGAGTAAATCATTTTCTTGTAAAATACCCAAGTCCCCGTGTTGCGCCTCGCTGGGATGCAGAAAGACGGATGGAATACCGGTGGAACAGAAAGTTGTAGCAATGTTCATGGCAATCTGTCCGGCTTTTCCCATACCGGAAGTTACCAGTTTTCCCTTTTTCTGATGTATTTGTTCTACAATCAGTTTCACTGCTTTTTCATAAGCGTCTGTTACAGGGATATTGAGCACAGCTTGTGCTTCCTGTTGCAAAAGTTGTTTGATGGAGTCTATCATATAATCAGTTTATTTTTTCTTTTAATTCGTTCAATGTGTTTGCCACTTCGTAATAAGTTGAGAATGGTTGCCGTGCAAAACCTTTATCCTCCAGGGTGTGGAGTGCTTTCAATAGTTCGTCATAGAAACCATATTCATTGTAGAAGATGACCTTTTTCCGGTGATAACCGATAGAAGCAGCGGCTATTACATGGAAAATCTCATCGAGTGTACCAACGCCTCCGGGTAGTGCGACTAACACTTCCGACTTCTCTGTTATGATATCTTTGCGGTCACTCAAGTTGCGGGTGTGAATTTCTTCGTCTAACAGAGTGCTTACTTTGCCGTTCTCCTCCAGTTTGGTGGGAACAACTCCGATGACCTTGCCTCCGTTTTCTTTCACGGCACGGGCTACACATTCCATCAGTCCGAGGCTGGCCCCTCCATATATCAAGGTTTTGCCTTTCTGCCCCATCCATTCTCCTATTTGGCGGGCACTTTCGAAGTACATTTTGTCAATGTTCTCGGAGGCGGAACAGAATATTCCTATCTTTTCCATATACGTTGTTGCTGTTATAGTCCACAAATATCTGCAATTTTCTATAAACAGCAATAAGTTTTATTGTATTTTTGTGGCATTAATTCAATAAGGAAGTATAAAACAATGCAAGGTAACGAATATACATTGCCAAATGGCTTACGTATTATCCATGAACCGACCCTCTCAAAAGTAGCTTATTGTGGTTTTGCGATCGATGCCGGAACACGCGATGAGGCAGAGAATGAGCAGGGAATGGCCCATTTTGTAGAACATCTGATTTTTAAGGGAACGGAGAAGCGGAAAGCCTGGCATATCCTCAACCGGATGGAGAATGTGGGGGGTGACCTGAATGCTTACACTAATAAGGAAGAAACGGTGGTCTATGCCGCTTTCCTGAAAGAACATTTGGAACGGGCACTTGAACTGTTGGGGGATATTGTATTTCATTCAACTTTTCCGCAGCATGAGATAGAAAAAGAAACGGAGGTCATTATTGATGAAATCCAGTCGTATGAGGATACTCCGTCGGAACTGATCTTCGATGATTTTGAAGATATGATCTTCCGCAATCATCCATTGGGAAGAAACATTCTTGGTAAACCGGAACTTCTGCGAAGTTTTCGCACGGAAGATGTTCTATCGTTTACCCGCCGGTTTTACCAACCGGGGAATATGGTGTTTTTTGTTCAGGGACAATATGATTTCAAAAGAATCGTCCGTTTGGTAGAAAAATACCTTTCGGATATTCCTGATGTAAGAGTAGAGAATCGTCGTACACCTCCGCCTCTTTATGTGCCGGAACATTTGACGGTTCCCAGAGACACACACCAGGCACATGTTATGATTGGTAGCCGTGGCTATAATGCGTATGACGACAAACGCACGGCTCTCTATTTATTGAACAATGTCCTCGGAGGTCCCGGAATGAATAGCAAACTCAATGTGGCCCTTCGTGAGCGCAGAGGACTGGTTTATAATGTCGAATCCAATCTGACCTCCTACACGGATACAGGGGCTTTCTGTATTTATTTCGGGACGGATGTAGAAGATATGGATACCTGTTTGAAACTGACCTATAAGGAACTGAAGCGAATGCGTGATGTGAAAATGACTTCCTCCCAATTGGCAGCAGCGAAAAAGCAGTTGATCGGACAAATCGGAGTGGCATCTGATAACTTTGAGAATAATGCACTGGGAATGGCGAAAACATACCTTCATTATCATAAATATGAATCATCCGAGCTTGTTTTTAAGCGTATTGAGGAGTTGACAGCAGAGCAACTACTGGAGGTTGCCAATGAAATGTTTGCGGAAGAGTATTTATCAACGCTGATTTATAAGTAGCTTTTTGATATTGCTACGATATGCTGACAATTAATAAACTGTTAATATTAAACTGACCATGAGAAACTTAACACGAAATGTCTGGATTTGCCTGGGTCTGATAATGTTTCCCCTTACAACATTCGGACAGCAGAAGAACAATTTTACCTATGTACCTGCCCAAGAGCTTTTACTGGTAGGAAAAGCGACCACCGAAGGTGAATATTTCCATCGGGTAGACACAGCAAAGTATTGTACGATGCCTCCTGCGGTAAAGAAACTATTCACTAACTCTGCAGGTTTGGCTATTTCCTTCACAACGAACAGTCCGGTGATAAAAGCTAAATGGACTGTTCCTGACAATTACCAATTGCCAAACTTGACCAGATTAGCCCAGAAAGGCTTGGATTTGTATATCAAACGGGATGGGAAATGGCAATTTGCCGGAGTAGGGATGCCGGGTGGCGTGACTACGGAAAGAGTGATTGTCGATAATATGGGAACCGAAGAGAAAGAATGTTTGTTATATCTGCCTTTATACGATGAGTTGAAGAATCTGGAGATAGGTGTTTCTTCTGATGCTCACATACATAAAGGAGAAAATCCGTTCAAAGATAAAATAGTAGTCTACGGATCCAGTATTTTGCAGGGAGCTTCTGCCAGCCGTCCGGGCATGGCCTATCCGGCCCGCTTATCCCGTAGCAGTGGATATAATTTCATTAATTTGGGATTGAGTGGCAATGGGAAAATGGAGAAAGAAGTTGCCGAGATGTTAGCGGATATTGATGCGGATGCTTTTATCTTGGATTGTATTCCTAATCCTTCTCCAAAAGAGATTACCGAACGGACTGTAGACTTTGTAATGACCTTGCGGGAGAAACATCCGGATACACCTATTATTATCATACAGACATTGATACGCGAAACAGGAAACTTTAATCAGAAAGCCCGTGAAAATGTAAAGCGACAGAATGAGGCTATAACTGAACAGGTAGAAGTGTTGCGTAAAAAAGGCGTAAAGAATCTGTATTTCATTAAAGAAGACCATTTCCTGGGGACAGATCATGAGGGAACCATTGACGGAACTCACCCGAACGATTTGGGATTCGACCGAATGTTGAAGAAGTATAAACCGGCTATTGGTAAGATTCTGAAAATCAAGTTTAGAGATAAATGATGGAAAGAATAAAGAGGCTATCCGAAAAGTCCCTAAAAAGAAAAATCACCCTTTTTAGGTAATGGATAATGTTTTACTCGTACAATTTTTGGGGTGCACTTTATCTGTTTGCAGGGTGACTGTTGTCACGTTACAACTAGCCAACTCAACCAAAGTGAAAGCTTCCCGATTGGTAGCAAATAAGAATGATATTCGTTCTGAATCCGTAGCTTTCAACGGAGTGAATTTCCGCGCCTCCAAGAGTCTGCGTGTAGGTATTCGCGGAGATTTTGGATATGTCTAACTTGCGTTCGTATGTCTAAAACATACTGTTATCGTCCATCATTAAATGATATTATGACTAGAAATTTGTATCTTAGCGCCCATGTTGGGTTGCTAATCCGGTAACCGTGTATGTTTGTTTTTATAATACTTCTAAAATAAAAAACGATGTTTCAGAAACTTGTAGCTATAGAGCCGGTCAGTCTGGTTCCGTCGGCCGAAAAAATGTTGTGGTCATTTGCCGGTCAGGTCGTGATGTATCCTGACATACCCACGAGTGATGATGAAATCATTGCCCGTATCGGAGATGCTGATGCGGTGCTTTTGAGTTATACCTCCCGTATCAACCGATATGTACTTGAATGTTGTCCGAATGTGAAATACATTGGAATGTGTTGCTCGCTCTATTCTCCCGAAAGTGCTAATGTCGATATTCGCTATGCCAATGAACGGGGTATCACGGTGACAGGTATTCGGGATTATGGTGACGAGGGAGTAGTGGAATATGTAGTCAGTGAATTGGTGCGCTGTTTGCACGGCTTTGGACAGGAACCGTGGGAGGAGTTACCTCGTGAGATCACCGGATTGAAAGTCGGGATAGTCGGACTGGGTAAGTCTGGTGGCATGATAGCGGACGCTTTGAAGTTCTTTGGCGCTGATATTTCATATTATGCCCGCAGTGAGAAAGAAGCAGCCACTGCCAAAGGATATCGCTTTTTACCATTAAAGGAACTCCTTGCAGAGAGTGAAGTCATTTGTTGTTGCCTTAATAAAAATACGGTTCTGTTGCATGAAGAGGAATTCAGGCAGATGGGTGACCGGAAGATCTTATTCAATACCGGTTTGTCACCAGCATGGGATGAGGCTGCATTTACTGAATGGCTGGAAGGTGATAACCTTTGTTTTTGTGATACGGTAGGCGCATTGGGGAATGAGCAACTGCTCAATCATCCACATGTACGTTGTATGCAGGTGTCTACTGGCCGCACGCGTCAGGCGTTTGACCGCCTGAGCGCAAAAGTGTTGGCCAATCTGTCAGAATACAATGGGTGATGCGATATTAATCAGGGTGCTCACTACTGACCACCCTGCAATATCTGATGTAGCACTATAAATATCTACTACGGCATGCACCTGGTCATTTTTGATTTCTACCCTTTGCGTATCTCCCACAAATCCGGGGGTAGATTGTATGGATACCTGCATGTTCTCCGGACCGACAGAAGCTCGTGAGGCGGCAACTGTAACATTCACTTTGGTTGGAAAGATGCGAATAGCTTCCGCAGCACTTCCGGAGAAAACGGTACGTTGCTCCGTTTGCAAAGAATCATCATAAACGGGAGTTCCTTTGAGTCCGTTAGGACCTTTTTCATTGAAGAAGCGGGCTGTTGTATTTCCCATCAGGGAGGCAGTTCTTAAAACATCGAATCCACCGGTAGCTCCGGATGCGATATAGATTCGTGTGCCATTTGCCTTGGCGGTTTCTGCCACTTCCCGATAGAATGTCTCGTCTGCCAAAGCACCGATAGACAAGGTAATGACAGACGTTCCGTTTCTCAATGCCGGCAAGGCCAATTCCCGCATAGCGGCAGGAGAGGCCGACTCCACCAGATAATCTGGTTTTAATGCTAATAACTCTTCCAATGTGGCGCAAGCAATGCAAGGCTTGCCATGTTGCTGCATTTTATTTACGATGTGCGCAGCTTTTGATGCCGTACGCGAATAGACACCTACCAGATTATAATCTGGTAATAAGCCTTTGACAACTGCATCCGCAACGATTTCTGCAAGTCGTCCACATCCAACAATGACTAATTTTTTCATGCAACAAAGATAATACTTTTATTGGTAAGAACTTGGATTGCTAATTATTGTATTCAAATATCAAATAACACACCAACAGGTACAGGATAAGGAACAGCACAGACTCGATTCTCATTTTCAGTTCTTTCCGGGTAGGATGCAACCAATTTATAATCCGTGTGCGCAGAGTTTCGGGTGGACGTCTGAATAATCTTGCAAGCTCCTCAAAAGTCTTGCAGCCGTAGACTGTTTGTCTGAAATCATTCCTGCTGCCCCAACCTTCCTCTTTGAACCACCGGGTTTTAGGGTATCTTTCCGCTATCTGGTCTTGCAGCTGTCGCAAGGAGAAAGATTCGGGATTGTCTTCGTATTCCTGTTCGTAGTATATCATGCCTGTGAATCCATGTATACCTTTCCATTTAGTCATGTAGGAGCACTTGATAATATATTTTGTTCCGGTGGCATCAATAATTATATCACCTTTCCACCCGTTGGTTTCTTTTAGCATATCGAGTTTCGTTGTCTTGCCCTCTTTCCAAAAGACATAGACTCTGTTGTCGTTCGGACTGGACCAAAATATCGGGTATTTTAATTTTACTTTCATCTTTATTCCGGAACATGATGATTCAGGGTATCATGTGCAAGTGCTGCTTTATATCAGGGCTTTTTACATCAGGATTCTTCTATGGGTAATGCCACTTTCAGATTCGGATAGCAGTCGCCTAGGTGTTTTAGAAAATCATTGGCAATGACAATGGCCTGTACCGTTTCTTTCGCATCTACCGGAGTTTCGGGAATATCCGTAAAAATCAGACAGGAATAAAGGATGAGTTCAATTGCTTTTCCGTCTGTCTGCAAAGAGAGTTTATAGGCTTTTACATTTTTGCCGCGAGCTTGGGCTTGTGCTTTTGTCTGTCCCTCCAAAGGATATAAGGTGAGTCTGGAGTTTTTGAGTTGCGAAGGTTCGAATATCAGATGCTTGTCTATTTCACCATTGGTATCCGTGTCGAACAGGTGCAGCTTATCACCGCTTAATACCAAATATTTGGGGGTTGCCACGGTGGTGAAACGCACAGTTCCCAAAGTGGCCATTCCTTTCAGTTTGTCTTTCATCCCGTCTTTGAAGGCATCTACCATGTTGTGTTCGGTATTAGCATAGTTGAAAGCATCGATAGGATTTTGCTCCATCGCTTTTTTCAGAAAGGGGAGTTCGGATGTCAGAAATTGGTTCTTGTATTGTGTCGCATTTGCAAATTCTGCTTTGAAATCGGTGTTGTCTACTGCCTGAACCTGCTGGGAGATTTTGCTTTTTGTATAAAACCAATATCCCAAAGACAGGATAATGCAGACAATCGGAATAAGCGAATAGATGTTCATGGGTTTTATTTTTAGGTATCCGTACTATTTTTCTTTTTCCTCGTTGTTATCCTTCACTTTTTTCACCATGCCTAGAAGCCCCAGGATAAAGTCTTTCAGGTAGGATAATATGCCTATGACTATCAATGCTGCAAGACCATAAAAAAGAAGGCTGCCACCCCATTTGTCCCAAAATGTGGGTTCAGGGATGAGGCGGCTAAGTTCTTCTACATTCAGGTCTTGCCGGATTGCTTCGGCATATTCGTCAGAAATGTCGTAATACGTATCGGGTTTCGATTCAGAAAAGAGTACGAGCGTACGTTTGCCGTCTTTCTCAATATACCCTAAATCCAGATGAGTACCTTCGTCCGTTTTATAATAGGAGCTGTCAGGGAGGGTAGCTACTTTCGGAATGTTGTTACTTACAGGAATTCTGATTCTGCGTGCTTCGGCATTACTACTCATCAAAAGACCGGCTATGACGGTCAGAATAAATAAAAACTTTTTCATAATTATTGCAATTTAACGTGTTAATGACTGATAGAGGGACAGTGTTTGACTGTTTTCTTTGTTTGTAATAATTTACTTTATGTGCTCTCCGGCTTAATTGAAAGTTAAATTCCGTACAATGTTATTTTTCCAGATAAAGCTGAACCAGTCATCCATATCCTCTTTGACGAATGTAATTTCCCAGCCGTCATTGCCTTTAGTGGATGGAGCTATTGCTTCTGGATAAAAATGGTCTTGCCAGGAAGCGTATATTTCTTCTTTATGTACCAAGCGGCTTTCATTAGGCACTAGGTTGTCTAATCGGGCAGTTATGGATGTCCAATTTTTCAGTAATGCCCGTAATTCTAACAATTGGTGTGGCGACGGCTCGGAAGCATCGCCTTCTATTGCAATGACTGTTTCCGCAGAATAAAATGGCAGTTGTAGGATGGTAAACCAGTTGTAATGATCATTCTGCCACCAATCACAAACCTTGCTGGAAAAGATGCCTATATCTTCCCCTGTGTATTCTTTTCTCGTTCCCAGTAAAATAGTTACCAGTGTTTTGAAAAATCCCTTTCTTTTCCGCTGTTTGTCTACTTCCATACAGTGCTTGTTTTATAACATTTATAACGACCATTTTTTGAATGATAGTGCCAAAGTTATAAAACTATTTCGGAAAAAGTGAACGGTCGTTTCTTTTTTATCTTTTTTTTGCATAGATAATCTTAGGTGGAAGGAATATGGTATGTATTGAATAATACAGT
The Bacteroides luhongzhouii DNA segment above includes these coding regions:
- a CDS encoding aspartate dehydrogenase domain-containing protein, with amino-acid sequence MKKLVIVGCGRLAEIVADAVVKGLLPDYNLVGVYSRTASKAAHIVNKMQQHGKPCIACATLEELLALKPDYLVESASPAAMRELALPALRNGTSVITLSIGALADETFYREVAETAKANGTRIYIASGATGGFDVLRTASLMGNTTARFFNEKGPNGLKGTPVYDDSLQTEQRTVFSGSAAEAIRIFPTKVNVTVAASRASVGPENMQVSIQSTPGFVGDTQRVEIKNDQVHAVVDIYSATSDIAGWSVVSTLINIASPIVF
- a CDS encoding SGNH/GDSL hydrolase family protein, coding for MRNLTRNVWICLGLIMFPLTTFGQQKNNFTYVPAQELLLVGKATTEGEYFHRVDTAKYCTMPPAVKKLFTNSAGLAISFTTNSPVIKAKWTVPDNYQLPNLTRLAQKGLDLYIKRDGKWQFAGVGMPGGVTTERVIVDNMGTEEKECLLYLPLYDELKNLEIGVSSDAHIHKGENPFKDKIVVYGSSILQGASASRPGMAYPARLSRSSGYNFINLGLSGNGKMEKEVAEMLADIDADAFILDCIPNPSPKEITERTVDFVMTLREKHPDTPIIIIQTLIRETGNFNQKARENVKRQNEAITEQVEVLRKKGVKNLYFIKEDHFLGTDHEGTIDGTHPNDLGFDRMLKKYKPAIGKILKIKFRDK
- a CDS encoding D-isomer specific 2-hydroxyacid dehydrogenase family protein encodes the protein MFQKLVAIEPVSLVPSAEKMLWSFAGQVVMYPDIPTSDDEIIARIGDADAVLLSYTSRINRYVLECCPNVKYIGMCCSLYSPESANVDIRYANERGITVTGIRDYGDEGVVEYVVSELVRCLHGFGQEPWEELPREITGLKVGIVGLGKSGGMIADALKFFGADISYYARSEKEAATAKGYRFLPLKELLAESEVICCCLNKNTVLLHEEEFRQMGDRKILFNTGLSPAWDEAAFTEWLEGDNLCFCDTVGALGNEQLLNHPHVRCMQVSTGRTRQAFDRLSAKVLANLSEYNG